In Citrus sinensis cultivar Valencia sweet orange chromosome 2, DVS_A1.0, whole genome shotgun sequence, a single genomic region encodes these proteins:
- the LOC102629056 gene encoding uncharacterized protein LOC102629056, protein MSAVKSISRKRGSDTVSDSKHRVVDDFDPHFSSDLKGIMSALQQIREKAQRDGQKKNEETISSVATEIRSKIDELRSKIEKDRQSFAKALSKSSKECESCLKNETAKFQDVYEKFCKERAAHLQVLKDTISKFEEDKERLFMRYEQLRKKEKSLISEQEKYCADKIANLESSLKKKKQDDKTFSILRKTIGSFLGNASDEDFLPDD, encoded by the exons ATGTCCGCCGTAAAATCGATCTCCAGAAAACGAGGCTCCGACACCGTATCGGACTCGAAACACCGAGTCGTGGACGATTTTGATCCCCATTTCTCAAG TGACTTGAAAGGTATTATGTCGGCGCTGCAGCAGATCAGAGAGAAAGCACAGAGGGACGGTCAAAAGAAGAACGAAGAGACGATCTCTAG TGTTGCTACTGAAATCCGGTCTAAGATTGATGAACTGAGGTCCAAAATCGAGAAGGATag ACAGAGTTTTGCTAAGGCACTATCGAAGAGCTCAAAAGAG TGTGAAAGTTGCTTGAAGAATGAGACTGCCAAGTTCCAAGATGTTTATGAGAAATTCTGCAAGGAGAGAGCTGCTCATCTTCAAGTCTTAAAAG ATACTATTTCCAAGTTTGAAGAGGACAAGGAAAGACTGTTCATGCGCTATGAACAACTAA ggaagaaagaaaagagtttgATATCTGAACAAGAGAAATACTGTGCTGATAAAATTGCTAACTTGGAGTCGTccttgaaaaagaagaagcag GATGACAAAACTTTCAGCATTTTGAGGAAAACTATCGGTTCATTTCTTGGCAATGCCTCGGATGAGGACTTCTTGCCTGATGATTAA